The genomic segment gtTGAAAAACAGCATCAGCAGTAGCCACTAAACCTCCTGTTAATCCAACCTGAAGAGATGTTAGTTGGACTTTATTCATAgaaagtgtaaatgtattttccattattattatttgccatAATTGTTggttatttcttatttattttcccaTAAATAATTTTTACCTGATAcctttacaagaaacaaaatgaatgtgGGACATTTCACCTGCAATGTCCAATATCcagatatttatttcacagtcacactcgTTGAATTTTCGTTACTGATTTGATTTCCAAACCCTGAATTGTTTCGGATCATAATGTTCTGGATGAACCAATATTGTCTTTGAATCGAATCAGCAACCACGAATCATAATATGAATCGAATTGCTGCCAAAATGAATCATTACACCTCTAGCAAACTGTTTAACTCTTTACAATCTAGTTAGTCATGTTactactatatgtttttataaagcatGATATCATAGAgcgctattttccttattacaaAGCACATTACATTGGGGctgtggaacagattaatggcattttaattaatttcaatggggtaTGGTGATTTGAGATATTTTGAGTTACTGtacaagtgtggtcacagaacaaattgaaCCACATatgaaggcaccactgtacttccaACACAACAGGGCGGGAAGAGGGTCAGGGGCTTAAACTTTACAGCCTGGCTTTACGCTCCATATTCCCTTTCACACAGCCGTTGTCTTGCATCTGTTAGACCTTTGTGCTAAAAGCAATTGTTGCTGTCTGACAAGTATCCCTCCATATAATGAGCATGCTTAAACCATTTAAAAGATCAATGAAAACCGATGTTGTTGTGATAAAACAATGCAAGTGAACAGGGCAATTCGAGAGGGGATGTTTTAACATTCAATCATGGCCTACTGGGTGGGAGTGCAGGCGGTTGTGCAAGATGGGCCTCTGCTGGTCCACACAGACCACTTTCTTCATCTCTTCAAAGCTGGGATCGGAGGGCACCAGGTCAAAGAAGGGAGGACGGTACTCTTCCAcaattcctgaaaaaaaaagatataaacTGCACAACTTCTACTCTGAGAAATATTGCAACACATTCCTTGAGGCCGAGGGGGAAACTGTGCCAGCTGGAACGCACCATGTTGTAAGACTATCACCCTTGTGAGAAGACAACTTGTGAACCTCATAcagacatattttttaaatctttgcaTACATTTTGAGAACGTGGATATCTCTGCACTGCAGGCCTGAAATAGCAATCCTTATTGAGTTAGGTTTTGGTGGGAGCACATTTGATTACACAAGAACACAGGAAAAGATAGAAACTCCCAAGTGACCATGGTGGGATTAgggaaatgcacacacaaaatggtATGGATGTGTGAAGGCATCTAGCACAGTaaatgatttgtgtgtgtgtgtttgtgtgtgtgagactatGTGCATGTATCCATCTGCATACTGGCACTCCGGCGTCTGGTGTATGTACAAGCGAGTGCTGACACCAGATAAGACTGTTTATAATTATGGTAGTGCTAATCATGAGAGAGGATAGTCGAGACAGACACAGACAAGGGAAACAGCCAAGTGCTGAGAGACACGGGACTAACTGCCTCTAATGTACATGCAACCAGCCAAACATGTCTGAgaaaacacaacacatgcaGAACACagtgtattttctttcattctttccatAAACTCATTATAAGAACTTTGAAAGTCAAACACATGACACTCGATGAATACGGCTTTCTTTGGCTTTAGAACAAATTGTTCCCACAATGCATTTAGAAATAATCTGTTTATCACTGTATCATACTGtacaaacaatatttaagtAATTGATTGATAATTATAAATGGTCCTACAAGAATAAAAAGGAGTTATCCGCTGAtaattgtaaaatgtcaaaacaataaCTTTGACTGCTGCGTACTGACAAAAGTGTAGAGCGAGGACTGTGGACTCTGAATGAGGATTACTGCTCATTTAACCATATCGTACTGAGCAACCAGGACCGAGACCTATCATAATCCGAGATCAAGAGTCTTTGCCAAATAGTGGCTCGTGAACTACCAGTGGCTCGCCAAATATTTTTAGTAGCTTACCGAAGAGTGAAATAATATGCACATAAAGTCTCTGGATGTTTTAACAACCATTCAATTCAGACTGCACTTAAAGTCCCTGTGAAGGTCAAatacatgtaaatgtaaatttgacatACCACAGAGAAGAATATTGTCGTTAACCGTGCTAAACTCCAATTACTACCACTAAGAATGATAGATTGGTTGTATAGAGAGCTTTTCTATACATGTAAAGACTCAAATAGACAATTTacaactaatatatatatatatatgtatgcatgtgtgtgtgtgtgtgtgtgtgtgtgtatacatatatataaattgccCTTGCATCCTTCGACTTTCCTAAAAGTTTGGGACTTTTCGTTTGGACACCCATGCTGTAGATAGCAACAAAATCTGTGGTTAAGTTCAGAAATGTTTGACTGCCGTACCATTCGACTTGAGGTTCTGCTCTACGCACTCTACAATGCCATTAGTGTGGTTACCATTGACGATTGTTCTGCGTGAAATTTCCCAGAAGACCAAGGCCAGGGCCCAgatgtctgtttgtttgtaggATTCGAAGACATCCATTCGTATGCTTTCATCCAGCACCTCAGGCGCCATATAGCGTTTGGTCCCCACACGAGGGTTGTGGCCCATATCCAGATAGTCACTGGACTGAGAGTGAATCACAGCCAGACCTGACGAAGAAGTAAAGCAGTGTGGCACCCTTTACAAGTCTTGCTGATAAATTGTGAGGAGCTGTAGTTGCTTGTGCTGAATTCTCACCAAGGTCAGCGATGCAGCACTGCCCGTTCCTCTTCACCAGGATATTTCTGCTTTTCAGATCCCGGTGGCCGATGGCAGGTTTGCCTTGGGAGCTCACGATCTCGGTGTGGAGGTGGACCAGGCCACAGGCCACAGACAGACACATCTTCAGGCAGCTCTCAGGCTCTAACCTGCTGTACTGCAGGAAGTCGTAGAGTGAACCCAGCTCGTGAAAATGGGTGATGAGCCACAGCTGCGTGCTGGAATTCTTGGACGTCATATCAGAGGCTATGAAACCTGAAGTGGGAATAGAAGACAGCTGTTTATAGAATTGGCCTTTTCCCTGATGCTCCACATCTGCTGGTATGAAATGTAGCGCAGTACCCAGAATGTTGTCGTGCCTAAGCTGCACAGTATTGTAGATCTCGGTCTCTCTGAACCAAGACTGCTCGTCTCTCGAGGAAAAGATCTTGACTGCTACACGCTCCCCCATCCAAGTTCCCCTCCACACCTCCCCATACCTGCCTTTACCTGGGATGTCAacaatgaaatgtatttgtgaaGTACAAAAATAGCAAAAGGCAACAGAAGTGGTGATGATAATTAAGACTAACCAACACATTCGACAAGAGAAATCTGCCTGGCCATCGTCCTTTGGACCAGATAGGGAAGCCCGGTCCCACTCCCTGACGTACAGAACTCATCAAATATACGCtggaaaacaacacacaaagattGTCTATACTCAAACTCTGTAATCTGCTGCAACTGTCCCACATTCAACATCAAATCCCTTACACCATAAGTGGGGTCTTCTCCGTCCGGGACTTTGGACATGGTGACATCATGGTCATCGGCATTTTTAAGGCGGAAGTGCACACGCCGGAAGCGCAGGAAGATCAGCAGGCCGCACAAACTGACAACCATGAATAAGAGCAGCAGAGCCGCAGTAATCCACAACTCTGGGTGGGTTTGCTGCGGCGCTTTTGTGGTCGTTTCGCCATCTGCATGCACAAATGCCATATTTAGGTTTCATAACATGTATGATGTTATCAGTCTAGGCTCCATTTTGACTGTCAGTAAACTGCAGCTGGTGATGTCATtattaaagtacagtacatcaaaaacggtagtagtagtagtagtagtagcatttTAATTTTCCCCAATAATTTTCCCATTCAAAATACAATTGTCAAGGGGGGCGGAGGCGTTGGGTGCTGAcagatatttttctcaattgtaATACATTGTTCAAAGGGGGTGCGGGGGTGTTTCCATAACTTTTTCACGATCCAAAGTGGCTCAAGGGAGTGGCTGTGTTACCCACAACTCCGGAAATTCAGCCGCATTTGGCTGGTTGGTGGGTGTACCGACTATAACCCTTACAGGTGAACTTCATATGATCTTCTCTAAACTTTAGAATACACGTCCAACGGCTCAATGCTACATTACTTTTGCCGACTTTCTGTTCTGTAACAAGGAGATGAAGGTCAAAATCTcgacaggtgtttgatccatgaattgaCTGGTTCAATTAGAATGTGTTTTTAAAGAGTCCtcccattttgacattttgagcCAAAGACAACACCTAACAATCGATCAACAGTACGAGGCTTCAAAAAGAAAGTGGCCTCTTAGTTGCTTAAGAGTGTCACAGAATGGCATCAGCAGGTGACAACAGAGATACTGGACaggtcacagaaaggcatacaagTGGACGTCCTTGGAAATTTCAATGTATCAaatacctgttgtgaattttgcaattcagctccttgttagagaacagcaagttatgCAAAAATTACTAAAACACTGACCAATTTACAGGTCAAATATGGGCAAGCTGGAATGTGTTCAACTATGTAGGTATCAAGAATATAGATTGTGAAAAGAAATAATCAATTTTGTCAGATATATTTGTTCATGTAtcagttcacctgtaaaggttatcgTGCATTTGAGGTTTATCATAAAATTTCACTCAATGAATACCACTAACATTTAGTGAGTAATGTATTTGTTCAAAGTGGAGTGGCTCTATGAACACAAAAGCACACTGCCTTCAAGGTTTCAAAGTGTGAAGTTCATATACACTACTGTACTGTCAGGTTTTGGGTACTGACTGATGTTTGGAGGCGGCGTTGCAATGGCATTGCATTGGTTCTCTTTGCAGCAGTAGACGTGGAAGCGTTCAAAGGACGTGAAGCACTGCTCTCTGTAGTTGTGGTTAAAGAAGCATCCCTTCTCCTCATGGCCGTACACCCACGTGTAGAAGCAGATGTCCCCCCTGCATGTGTCGTTCACGCACGTGCCTTTGTCATTCTCGCATGTACACAGCAGCTTCCCATCATCCTTTGAATCTGCAAGTGATCAAGAAGTACTGTAAAGGGCTGTGTTGTTTGTCCTTTCACATTTATTACCAATTTCTGGAGAAGTATGATTTGGCAGATTTTTAtccagacatacagtatggtcGGATTACTAATTAAACATTCTATCCAACAAAACTTTGTGGGAACtgactttcatttttttgcccACCAGGAGGCAGAGGAGCGGTTCAAGATGATCACAATggctagttttcatcttttGTGAGATGATAAGGTTCTCCCTTGCCTCTACTTCCTCTTACAAAACATGTACATTATGTTTCTATGTGTCAGTCTTTTGACTGACAGGTGATCAATTCATGGCATTTCACCCTAAATTAGCTGGCATATACTGCACATgtaatagaaaatggacagacagatggatgaatggaacatCTGCATCTAGCCATCTGCAAAAATGATTAGCCGGAGAACTTTAATGAATAGTTAGCATCATCTACAGTGTAATCGTATATATATCTTGGATATTTGCACAtcattttttgaaataatttaattaatccatccatcatttttgtcTGCCGCTTTTCctccggggtacaccctaaaccaACTCCCAGCCAGTTGCAGaagttatttaattattaattttaatgtgatttttttttttttttttaaatgccttaaGGGAAATGTCATTCACTCAGCTGTATATTTCATGTGGCATGCAAATACAGTGCAATACACCAAAAAAGGACCAGACCTTACGCTGTTTTGGAGTTTATTTTCATAACCAAAGATTTTAATCTTTATGATAAAgtgtagtatatatatattttttaagactaTTTGAAATTTTACCCAAACTTGTA from the Phycodurus eques isolate BA_2022a chromosome 1, UOR_Pequ_1.1, whole genome shotgun sequence genome contains:
- the acvrl1 gene encoding serine/threonine-protein kinase receptor R3 isoform X2, with the protein product MEGSLGFTVVLVGLLLLKSACYTDSKDDGKLLCTCENDKGTCVNDTCRGDICFYTWVYGHEEKGCFFNHNYREQCFTSFERFHVYCCKENQCNAIATPPPNINGETTTKAPQQTHPELWITAALLLLFMVVSLCGLLIFLRFRRVHFRLKNADDHDVTMSKVPDGEDPTYGRIFDEFCTSGSGTGLPYLVQRTMARQISLVECVGKGRYGEVWRGTWMGERVAVKIFSSRDEQSWFRETEIYNTVQLRHDNILGFIASDMTSKNSSTQLWLITHFHELGSLYDFLQYSRLEPESCLKMCLSVACGLVHLHTEIVSSQGKPAIGHRDLKSRNILVKRNGQCCIADLGLAVIHSQSSDYLDMGHNPRVGTKRYMAPEVLDESIRMDVFESYKQTDIWALALVFWEISRRTIVNGIVEEYRPPFFDLVPSDPSFEEMKKVVCVDQQRPILHNRLHSHPIMSSIVKIMKECWYQNPPARLTALRVKKTLSKLDPDSDFTVKKLKQDIWTPVSQKQTEEA
- the acvrl1 gene encoding serine/threonine-protein kinase receptor R3 isoform X1 translates to MEGSLGFTVVLVGLLLLKSACYTDSKDDGKLLCTCENDKGTCVNDTCRGDICFYTWVYGHEEKGCFFNHNYREQCFTSFERFHVYCCKENQCNAIATPPPNINGETTTKAPQQTHPELWITAALLLLFMVVSLCGLLIFLRFRRVHFRLKNADDHDVTMSKVPDGEDPTYGRIFDEFCTSGSGTGLPYLVQRTMARQISLVECVGKGRYGEVWRGTWMGERVAVKIFSSRDEQSWFRETEIYNTVQLRHDNILGTALHFIPADVEHQGKGQFYKQLSSIPTSGFIASDMTSKNSSTQLWLITHFHELGSLYDFLQYSRLEPESCLKMCLSVACGLVHLHTEIVSSQGKPAIGHRDLKSRNILVKRNGQCCIADLGLAVIHSQSSDYLDMGHNPRVGTKRYMAPEVLDESIRMDVFESYKQTDIWALALVFWEISRRTIVNGIVEEYRPPFFDLVPSDPSFEEMKKVVCVDQQRPILHNRLHSHPIMSSIVKIMKECWYQNPPARLTALRVKKTLSKLDPDSDFTVKKLKQDIWTPVSQKQTEEA